One segment of Stomatobaculum sp. F0698 DNA contains the following:
- the uppS gene encoding polyprenyl diphosphate synthase: protein MTERLAGKVIPEHIAIILDGNGRWAAERSLPRAMGHKAGCEAVEQTVRDCAALGVKYLTVYGFSTENWKRSAEEVGALMHLFRLYLKKLLKVAKEEGCRCKMIGDKERFAPDIIESIDRLVEETKDNTGMTFVIAINYGGRDELRRAFLRLLNEKRNSGDTSLTEEEISNSLDTAGIPDPDLLIRTSGELRLSNFLLWQLAYSELYVTPLYWPDFNLSALEDAILAYNRRERRFGGR, encoded by the coding sequence ATGACAGAGCGTCTGGCGGGAAAAGTAATTCCCGAACACATTGCAATCATATTGGACGGAAACGGAAGATGGGCAGCGGAGCGCTCCCTGCCGCGCGCCATGGGACACAAGGCAGGCTGTGAGGCGGTGGAACAGACCGTGCGCGACTGCGCGGCGCTCGGCGTCAAGTACCTCACGGTCTACGGTTTTTCGACGGAAAACTGGAAACGTTCCGCCGAAGAAGTCGGTGCACTCATGCACCTCTTTCGCCTGTACTTAAAAAAGCTCTTAAAGGTCGCAAAGGAAGAGGGTTGTCGCTGCAAGATGATAGGCGATAAAGAGCGCTTTGCGCCGGATATCATCGAGAGCATTGACCGTCTGGTGGAGGAGACCAAGGACAATACGGGCATGACCTTTGTGATTGCGATCAATTACGGCGGTCGTGATGAACTGCGCCGCGCTTTTTTGCGTCTCCTGAACGAAAAGCGGAATAGCGGGGACACGAGTCTCACGGAAGAGGAGATTTCGAACAGCCTTGATACGGCGGGTATTCCGGACCCCGATCTTTTGATTCGCACGAGCGGTGAACTTCGCCTCTCCAATTTTCTGCTCTGGCAGCTTGCCTACAGCGAACTCTATGTCACGCCGCTCTATTGGCCGGACTTTAATCTAAGCGCGCTGGAAGACGCCATCCTCGCTTACAACCGGAGAGAGCGCCGCTTCGGCGGCAGATAA
- a CDS encoding ABC transporter ATP-binding protein, whose product MANTKKKANLGNITSRSMRRLTSGILKDYGLQMLIVLVCVIAAAFADAYGMLFIQKLIDNYITPLLHAEQRDFAPLLAALQHISLIYLISVVATYIYSILMVYVGQGTLLKIRKRLFAHMESLPISYFDTHAHGDIMSVYTNDTDTLRQLIVEVFPQLASMILSVVTVLASMFLLHVPLTLIALVLTALMLFISGKVANISGKYFGIQQKELGGLNGYIEEMMEGQKVIKVFSHEAQSIAEFEQRNQKLRDASAKANGIANVLMPIAAQLGRLQYVLIATVGAIFALNGNFGLSIGTLVAFMTLNQNFTRPITQITTQLNSVAMAAAGADRIYQLLDTPSEIDEGYVTLVRVIRNADGSLTETEKRTGLWAWRHVHKTDGNVELIELKGRVELEHVDFGYVPEKTVLHDISLYAEKGQKIAFVGSTGAGKTTITNLINRFYEIREGKIRYDGINISKIKKADLRASLGIVLQDTNLFTGTVMENIRFGRLDATDEECIEAAKLANADGFINRLPDGYQTMLRGNGANLSQGQRQLLAIARAAVMDPPALILDEATSSIDSRTEQLVQRGMDSLMKGRTTFVIAHRLSTIKNADCIMVMEQGRIIERGNHDELLLKKGRYYRLYTGKQA is encoded by the coding sequence ATGGCAAACACGAAGAAAAAGGCAAATCTGGGTAACATTACCTCGCGGAGCATGCGACGCCTGACTTCCGGTATTTTGAAGGATTACGGCCTGCAGATGCTGATTGTTCTGGTCTGTGTCATTGCGGCGGCTTTTGCGGATGCCTACGGCATGCTGTTCATTCAGAAACTGATAGACAACTATATCACCCCGCTATTGCATGCGGAGCAGCGTGATTTTGCGCCGCTTCTCGCTGCGCTGCAGCACATCTCGCTGATTTATCTGATTTCCGTGGTTGCGACCTACATCTATTCGATCCTCATGGTCTATGTGGGACAGGGGACGCTCCTCAAAATTCGGAAGCGCCTGTTTGCGCACATGGAGTCGCTGCCCATATCCTATTTTGATACGCATGCGCACGGAGACATCATGTCGGTCTATACGAACGACACGGACACCTTGCGCCAGCTGATTGTCGAGGTGTTCCCGCAGCTCGCCAGCATGATTCTTTCCGTCGTTACGGTTCTCGCGAGCATGTTCCTTCTGCATGTTCCGCTCACGCTGATTGCGCTTGTTTTAACGGCGCTCATGCTCTTTATTTCCGGCAAGGTCGCGAATATCTCCGGCAAATATTTCGGCATTCAGCAGAAGGAGCTCGGCGGTCTGAACGGTTATATTGAAGAGATGATGGAGGGGCAGAAGGTTATCAAGGTTTTCTCCCATGAAGCGCAGAGCATTGCGGAGTTTGAACAGCGGAACCAAAAACTCAGGGATGCGAGCGCAAAAGCGAACGGCATTGCGAATGTCCTGATGCCGATTGCGGCGCAACTCGGTCGCCTGCAGTATGTGCTGATAGCGACGGTCGGCGCAATCTTTGCGCTGAACGGGAATTTCGGACTCAGCATCGGCACGCTCGTTGCCTTCATGACCTTAAACCAGAACTTTACGCGCCCCATCACGCAGATTACGACCCAGCTGAATTCGGTTGCGATGGCGGCGGCAGGTGCCGACCGTATCTATCAGCTGCTCGATACACCGTCCGAGATTGACGAGGGTTATGTGACCCTGGTCCGTGTGATCAGAAATGCGGACGGTTCGCTCACCGAGACAGAAAAGCGTACCGGACTCTGGGCGTGGCGGCATGTGCACAAGACGGATGGCAACGTGGAGCTGATTGAGTTGAAGGGACGCGTGGAACTCGAACATGTCGACTTCGGTTATGTGCCGGAGAAGACCGTGCTCCACGACATCAGCCTCTATGCGGAGAAGGGGCAGAAAATTGCCTTTGTCGGTTCGACCGGTGCCGGCAAGACGACCATCACGAATCTCATCAACCGCTTCTACGAGATTCGGGAGGGAAAGATTCGCTACGACGGCATCAATATCTCAAAAATCAAAAAGGCGGATCTCCGCGCTTCGCTCGGCATCGTACTGCAGGACACCAACCTCTTTACCGGCACGGTGATGGAGAATATCCGCTTCGGGCGTCTGGATGCGACGGATGAAGAGTGCATCGAAGCCGCAAAGCTCGCGAATGCGGACGGCTTCATCAACCGCCTGCCGGACGGCTATCAGACCATGCTCCGCGGCAACGGCGCAAATCTCTCGCAGGGACAGCGGCAGCTGCTCGCGATTGCGCGGGCTGCGGTTATGGATCCGCCGGCCTTGATTCTTGACGAGGCGACTTCTTCGATCGACAGCCGGACCGAGCAACTTGTGCAGCGCGGTATGGATTCCCTGATGAAGGGGCGCACTACCTTTGTGATCGCACATCGCCTTAGCACGATTAAAAATGCGGACTGTATCATGGTTATGGAGCAGGGACGCATCATTGAGCGCGGCAATCATGATGAGTTGCTTTTGAAGAAGGGGCGCTATTACCGACTGTATACGGGAAAGCAAGCTTGA
- the pyrH gene encoding UMP kinase: MKKRRVMLKLSGEALASASGKGYDEAVVRDIARQVKRSVDAGVEVGIVIGGGNYWRGRTGTEIARVKADQIGMLATIMNCIYVSEIFRGEGMETEIFSPFFCGAMTELFSVDKANALFAAGKVLFFAGGTGHPYFSTDTGIALRAAELGVDEILLAKSIDGVYTADPKLDPSAKRYETLTMQEMIDKKLGVIDLTASVLCMENKIPLAIFDLHGDNAIADALRGVIHGTTVTV, from the coding sequence ATGAAAAAGAGAAGAGTAATGCTGAAACTCTCCGGCGAAGCGCTTGCAAGCGCAAGCGGCAAGGGCTATGACGAGGCGGTGGTCCGCGACATTGCGCGGCAGGTGAAGCGCTCGGTCGATGCGGGCGTCGAGGTCGGCATTGTCATCGGCGGCGGCAACTACTGGAGAGGCAGAACCGGGACGGAGATTGCCCGCGTGAAGGCCGACCAGATCGGTATGCTTGCTACCATCATGAACTGCATCTATGTCTCGGAGATTTTCCGCGGCGAGGGCATGGAGACGGAGATATTCAGTCCCTTCTTCTGCGGCGCGATGACCGAGCTCTTTTCGGTCGACAAGGCGAATGCGCTTTTTGCGGCGGGGAAGGTGCTCTTCTTTGCGGGCGGCACGGGACACCCGTATTTCTCGACCGACACCGGGATTGCACTTCGCGCGGCGGAACTCGGCGTGGACGAGATTTTGCTTGCAAAGTCAATCGACGGCGTTTACACGGCGGACCCGAAGCTCGATCCGAGCGCAAAGCGCTACGAAACCCTGACCATGCAGGAGATGATCGACAAAAAACTCGGCGTCATCGACTTAACGGCGAGTGTACTCTGCATGGAAAATAAGATTCCGCTCGCAATTTTTGATTTGCACGGCGACAATGCAATCGCGGATGCGCTCCGCGGCGTGATTCACGGCACAACGGTGACGGTATAA
- a CDS encoding phosphatidate cytidylyltransferase: MSRLLNIIGSKKFRLRLLSGLVLVLLAFLILRQGGKLLFFSMMAISLVGQYELYRVLKMEREPLGAVGYLSSIGYYLLLLVRHYDYGMPLMIGTLMALMALFVLSYPRYRTEQIAVGLMGVLYTTVMFAYVYRVRSMPHGAYLVWLIFISSWGCDTCAYVVGMLLGSHHFAPVLSPKKTLEGSIGGAVGAALLGLAFGTFLREELTELGNPGFACLFACAFGAVISQVGDLAASAIKRDHEVKDYGDLIPGHGGILDRFDSLLFTAPAIFFALFLYSQIVHH, encoded by the coding sequence ATGTCCCGCTTACTGAATATCATCGGCAGCAAGAAATTTCGCCTTCGTCTGCTGAGCGGTCTTGTTCTGGTTTTGCTCGCCTTCCTGATACTCCGGCAGGGCGGCAAGCTTCTCTTTTTCAGCATGATGGCCATTTCTCTGGTCGGACAGTATGAACTGTACCGCGTGCTCAAGATGGAGCGGGAACCGCTCGGTGCGGTCGGCTATCTGTCGAGCATAGGCTACTATCTGCTCTTACTCGTGCGCCATTACGACTACGGAATGCCGCTTATGATAGGCACGCTGATGGCATTGATGGCGCTCTTTGTGCTGAGTTACCCGCGCTATCGCACGGAACAGATTGCCGTGGGGCTTATGGGCGTGCTCTATACAACCGTCATGTTTGCCTACGTGTACCGCGTGCGCAGCATGCCGCACGGCGCATATCTGGTCTGGCTCATCTTTATTTCGAGCTGGGGCTGTGACACCTGTGCCTATGTGGTGGGTATGCTGCTGGGTTCCCATCACTTTGCGCCGGTGCTGAGCCCGAAAAAGACCTTGGAAGGCTCGATCGGCGGTGCGGTCGGCGCGGCACTGCTCGGCCTTGCGTTCGGAACTTTCCTGCGCGAGGAGCTCACGGAACTCGGCAATCCGGGCTTTGCCTGCCTCTTTGCCTGTGCCTTCGGCGCAGTTATTTCGCAGGTCGGCGATCTCGCGGCCTCGGCCATCAAGCGCGATCACGAGGTCAAGGATTACGGAGACCTGATTCCGGGGCACGGCGGTATCCTGGACCGCTTTGACAGCCTCTTATTTACGGCTCCTGCCATTTTCTTTGCTCTGTTTTTATACAGCCAAATTGTCCATCACTGA
- a CDS encoding ABC transporter ATP-binding protein, whose product MIKTFGKYLGKKYRLISLLAVFGMVMEVVVENLVPLVMANLIDNGIQAQNFNVVLRAGGLMVALALFGLLFGSIGGYFAADAAAGLAASLRSGIYRSVQRFSFGNLDKYSTAGLVTRLTTDVSNIQNSYQMILRTCMRAPATLIFTLALTFSISRKLSMIFLVALGFLLIVLVLVIKFADKAFTRVFSKYDALNASVQENVTGIRVVKSFVREEFEIGRFKVSAENIYKLFVKAEGLVCFIFPALYLAVYGCMIGISWFGAHEVVAGSLTTGQLTSFFTYMISILMSLMMLAMVFVMITMSVASGRRIEEVLSEIPKIQTPEQPITEVEDGSVVFSKVSFSYGKREEPVDWDNPKEVRKQKEKQERMAAVENGTMTREEAMRQDPDFREEENPRFVLSDVTLSVRSGETIGIIGGTGSSKTSLVSLIPRLYDATEGEVLVGGKNVKTYDLKVLRDAVGMVLQKNTLFSGTIYDNLRWGNPDASDADCEEACRLACADEFVRSFPDGYNTWIEQGGSNVSGGQKQRLCIARALLKKPKILILDDSTSAVDTATDASIRKAFREKIPNTTKFIISQRISGVKDADRILVLDEGRVSGFGTHEELLKDNEIYASVVAAQTEGGGDFDEREEA is encoded by the coding sequence ATGATTAAAACGTTCGGTAAATATTTGGGGAAGAAATACCGCCTCATTTCCCTGCTTGCCGTTTTCGGCATGGTTATGGAAGTGGTGGTGGAAAATTTGGTGCCTCTTGTCATGGCGAATCTCATTGACAATGGCATTCAGGCACAAAATTTTAATGTTGTGCTCCGGGCGGGCGGACTCATGGTGGCGCTCGCGCTCTTCGGCCTGCTCTTCGGTTCGATCGGCGGTTATTTTGCGGCGGATGCTGCGGCGGGACTTGCCGCAAGCCTTCGGAGCGGGATTTACAGAAGCGTGCAGCGCTTTTCGTTCGGCAATCTCGATAAATACTCGACCGCGGGCCTCGTAACGCGGCTCACGACGGATGTCTCCAACATCCAAAACTCCTATCAGATGATACTGCGGACCTGCATGCGGGCGCCTGCCACGTTGATTTTCACGCTTGCGCTCACCTTCAGCATCAGCCGGAAGCTTTCGATGATTTTTCTGGTCGCACTCGGCTTTCTTCTGATTGTGCTCGTCTTGGTCATCAAATTTGCGGACAAGGCGTTCACGCGCGTCTTTTCGAAATACGATGCGTTGAATGCGAGCGTACAGGAAAATGTGACCGGTATTCGCGTGGTCAAGAGTTTTGTGCGCGAAGAGTTCGAAATCGGAAGATTTAAGGTTTCCGCCGAGAATATCTATAAGCTCTTTGTGAAGGCGGAAGGACTGGTTTGCTTTATTTTCCCGGCCCTCTACCTCGCAGTCTACGGCTGCATGATCGGTATTTCCTGGTTCGGCGCGCATGAGGTCGTGGCGGGATCGCTCACCACGGGACAGCTGACCTCTTTCTTTACCTATATGATCAGCATTCTGATGTCGCTCATGATGCTGGCTATGGTCTTTGTCATGATCACAATGTCGGTGGCAAGCGGACGGCGCATCGAAGAAGTGCTCTCGGAAATTCCGAAGATTCAGACGCCCGAACAGCCGATTACGGAAGTGGAAGACGGATCGGTGGTCTTTTCGAAGGTTTCGTTTTCCTACGGAAAGCGCGAGGAGCCGGTCGATTGGGATAATCCAAAGGAAGTCAGGAAACAGAAGGAAAAACAGGAGCGCATGGCAGCCGTTGAAAACGGGACCATGACACGGGAAGAGGCGATGCGGCAGGACCCGGATTTCCGCGAGGAAGAGAATCCGCGCTTTGTGCTGAGCGATGTTACGCTTTCGGTGCGTTCCGGTGAGACCATCGGTATCATCGGCGGAACCGGTTCCTCGAAGACCTCTCTGGTCAGTCTGATTCCGCGTCTCTATGACGCGACCGAGGGCGAGGTTCTGGTCGGCGGCAAGAACGTAAAGACCTATGACTTAAAGGTGCTCCGAGACGCAGTCGGCATGGTGCTCCAGAAGAACACGCTGTTTTCCGGAACCATTTACGATAACCTTCGCTGGGGAAATCCCGATGCGAGCGATGCGGACTGCGAGGAGGCTTGCCGCCTTGCCTGTGCCGATGAGTTCGTGCGGAGTTTTCCGGACGGCTATAACACCTGGATCGAACAGGGCGGCAGCAATGTGTCCGGCGGACAGAAACAGCGTCTCTGCATTGCGAGAGCGCTCTTAAAGAAGCCGAAAATTCTGATTCTCGACGACTCGACCAGCGCAGTCGATACCGCGACGGATGCTTCCATACGCAAGGCATTCCGGGAGAAGATTCCGAATACAACGAAGTTCATCATCTCCCAGCGCATTTCGGGCGTAAAGGATGCGGATCGCATTCTGGTGCTCGATGAGGGACGGGTGAGCGGTTTCGGCACCCACGAAGAATTGTTAAAAGACAACGAGATTTACGCCTCTGTGGTTGCCGCGCAGACAGAGGGCGGCGGCGACTTTGACGAGAGAGAGGAGGCGTAA
- the deoD gene encoding purine-nucleoside phosphorylase yields MREERKAKASVPTPHIAALPGDIAETVLLPGDPLRAKRLAENFLEEVHCFNEVRNMFGFTGVYRGQRVSVMGTGMGCPSMGIYAYELIHFYGAKQLLRIGTAGAMQESIGLRDLVLAEGASTNSNFPALFELPGTFAPLADFELLYRAARKAAISNKRVSVGAVLTSDMFYGPAEGTAAVEKWRKMGVLAVEMETAALYATAAALGAKALSILTVSDHLLTGETLSAEEREAGFTDMAELALSLATEETRGGTI; encoded by the coding sequence ATGCGAGAAGAGAGAAAAGCAAAGGCATCGGTGCCTACGCCGCACATTGCTGCTTTGCCGGGTGATATCGCCGAGACGGTTCTGCTCCCGGGCGACCCGCTCCGCGCCAAGCGTCTGGCGGAGAACTTTCTGGAAGAAGTGCACTGTTTTAACGAAGTGCGCAATATGTTCGGCTTTACCGGAGTTTACCGCGGGCAGCGCGTTTCGGTCATGGGCACAGGCATGGGTTGTCCGTCGATGGGTATTTACGCCTACGAATTGATTCACTTTTACGGTGCAAAACAACTGCTTCGAATCGGCACGGCCGGCGCCATGCAGGAGAGTATAGGCTTGCGTGATTTGGTTCTCGCAGAGGGAGCTTCGACCAATTCAAATTTCCCGGCCCTCTTTGAACTCCCGGGGACGTTTGCACCGCTCGCTGATTTTGAACTGTTGTATCGCGCGGCGCGGAAAGCTGCAATCTCAAACAAACGTGTTTCGGTTGGGGCGGTACTGACCAGCGATATGTTCTACGGACCCGCGGAGGGCACGGCCGCCGTTGAAAAGTGGAGAAAGATGGGGGTGCTCGCCGTTGAAATGGAGACGGCGGCACTCTATGCGACCGCTGCCGCTCTCGGGGCAAAGGCGCTTTCCATCCTAACGGTCAGCGATCACCTTTTGACCGGGGAGACGCTCTCCGCAGAGGAGCGAGAAGCCGGATTTACGGATATGGCGGAACTTGCACTTTCACTCGCGACGGAAGAAACGCGCGGAGGAACCATATGA
- the frr gene encoding ribosome recycling factor: protein MADLKDTLKELEERMNKTISFMQEEFSAIRAGRANPHVLDRITVDYYGTQTPLQQVGNISVPEARLILIQPWDKSLLREIEKAILTSDLGINPTNDGSVIRLLFPELTEERRKALAKDIRKKGEAAKVAVRNIRRDGADAFKKMEKANEITEDDLADANEKLQKLTDKAVERIDKAVEVKDKELMTV, encoded by the coding sequence ATGGCAGACTTAAAGGATACACTCAAAGAGTTGGAAGAGAGAATGAACAAGACGATTTCGTTCATGCAGGAAGAGTTCTCGGCAATCCGTGCCGGCAGAGCCAATCCGCATGTGCTGGATCGTATTACGGTCGATTACTACGGCACCCAGACCCCGCTTCAGCAGGTCGGCAATATCTCGGTGCCGGAGGCAAGACTGATTTTAATTCAGCCCTGGGATAAGAGTCTTTTGCGGGAGATTGAAAAGGCTATCCTTACCTCGGATCTCGGCATCAATCCGACAAACGACGGTTCTGTGATTCGTCTCCTGTTCCCGGAACTCACCGAGGAGCGCAGAAAGGCACTTGCCAAGGACATTCGGAAGAAAGGAGAGGCGGCAAAGGTTGCGGTGCGCAACATTCGCCGCGACGGCGCCGATGCCTTCAAGAAGATGGAAAAGGCAAATGAGATTACCGAAGATGATCTCGCCGATGCGAACGAAAAGCTGCAGAAGCTGACGGACAAAGCGGTGGAGCGCATTGACAAGGCGGTCGAGGTCAAGGACAAGGAGCTTATGACAGTCTGA
- a CDS encoding 1-deoxy-D-xylulose-5-phosphate reductoisomerase, which produces MRHISILGSTGSIGTQTLDVARANGDIRVEALAAHGNIALLEAQIREFHPRTVCVYDETKAAELKTKVADTKTRICAGHEGLLEVATEAKAETLVTGIVGMIGIEPTVAAIREGKNIALANKETLVCAGHLIMPLAAREGVKILPVDSEHSAIFQCLRGNKKNRIRKVLLTASGGPFRGYTRKQLEKVTLKDALRHPTWNMGHKVTIDSSTMVNKGLELIEARWLFDVEVDDIEVLVQPQSILHSAVEFMDGAVMAELGTPDMKLPIQYALYYPKRRKLSGSERLNLAALGKLDFSAPDFEAFPGLKLAYHAGRTGGSLPTVFNAANEVAVRAFLNGKIRYLEIAACIADAMEHHEKVGILASPTVSDILALQKTTEQWLAARYHLD; this is translated from the coding sequence ATGAGACATATTTCCATACTCGGTTCCACCGGTTCCATCGGAACGCAGACGCTCGATGTGGCGCGCGCAAACGGCGACATTCGCGTTGAGGCGCTCGCGGCGCACGGGAACATTGCGCTGCTCGAGGCGCAGATTCGGGAATTTCATCCGCGCACGGTTTGTGTTTATGACGAAACAAAAGCGGCCGAGTTAAAGACCAAGGTTGCCGATACCAAGACCAGAATCTGTGCGGGGCACGAGGGCCTTTTGGAGGTCGCGACCGAGGCAAAGGCGGAGACGCTTGTCACGGGAATCGTCGGCATGATAGGCATTGAGCCTACGGTAGCGGCGATACGTGAGGGCAAGAACATTGCGCTCGCAAATAAAGAAACGCTGGTCTGCGCGGGGCATCTCATCATGCCGCTCGCCGCGCGGGAAGGTGTCAAGATACTGCCGGTGGATTCGGAGCACTCGGCTATTTTTCAATGTCTTCGCGGCAACAAGAAGAATCGAATCCGGAAAGTTTTGCTGACGGCTTCCGGCGGTCCCTTCCGCGGCTATACGAGAAAACAGCTTGAGAAAGTAACGCTGAAAGATGCGCTGCGCCATCCGACCTGGAATATGGGGCACAAGGTGACCATCGACTCCTCGACCATGGTGAACAAGGGGCTTGAGCTCATTGAGGCGCGCTGGCTCTTCGATGTCGAGGTAGATGACATTGAAGTTCTTGTGCAGCCCCAGAGCATTTTGCACTCTGCGGTCGAGTTCATGGACGGCGCGGTCATGGCGGAACTCGGGACGCCGGATATGAAGCTGCCCATCCAGTATGCCCTCTATTACCCGAAGCGCAGGAAACTTTCCGGCAGCGAGCGCCTCAATCTGGCAGCGCTCGGAAAACTGGATTTCTCCGCGCCGGACTTTGAGGCTTTTCCCGGTCTCAAGCTTGCGTATCATGCGGGAAGAACGGGAGGCAGTTTGCCGACGGTGTTCAATGCGGCGAATGAGGTCGCGGTTCGCGCCTTCCTGAACGGAAAAATCCGTTATTTGGAGATTGCGGCTTGCATTGCGGATGCGATGGAGCACCACGAGAAGGTGGGCATTTTAGCCTCGCCTACGGTTTCGGATATTCTGGCACTGCAGAAGACGACGGAACAGTGGCTCGCGGCACGCTATCATTTGGACTGA
- a CDS encoding 4Fe-4S dicluster domain-containing protein yields the protein MINNDEALIQTRHLVIEETCRLAWNDQLDEQHKEEMVFKIIPGPKPAIGRCCVYKEREIVRHRMRLASGENTLDNLESKNEVQVIKPACDECPLSTYTVTDNCRLCLGKACLSSCHFGAVTIGEFRSHINSKLCKECGMCAQNCPYGAIVHLVRPCKKACPVDAITYDEYGICVIDENKCIECGRCIHSCPFGAISAKSYLVKVIEEIKAGKEVIAMCAPATEGQYGEKVGMGSIRNALKKMGFADMVEVGLGGDMTAAYEALEWSEARKEGKKMTTSCCPAFINLLKKHFPQQYEENMSTTVSPMCAVSRYLKATHPGCVTVFIGPCVAKKAESADKSVEGNADYVMTYGEFNAFLRSADIVLEPEESERQEASIYGKRFATSGGVANAVLECMSERGEDVSDVKLLRCAGGAECKKALQLLKLGRLPEDFIEGMACVGGCVGGPSKHKTEIEIKRSRETLLKRADDRKVLDNLKNYPMEKFSMHRDGHMDLEELKRAEGEA from the coding sequence ATGATTAACAACGACGAGGCACTGATCCAAACAAGGCATCTGGTGATTGAAGAGACCTGCCGTCTCGCCTGGAACGATCAGCTGGATGAACAGCACAAAGAGGAAATGGTGTTTAAAATCATCCCGGGGCCAAAGCCGGCCATCGGTAGATGTTGTGTTTATAAGGAGAGAGAAATTGTCCGTCACAGAATGCGGCTTGCGAGCGGCGAGAATACCTTGGACAATTTGGAGTCGAAGAACGAAGTTCAGGTCATTAAGCCGGCCTGCGACGAGTGTCCGCTGTCGACCTACACGGTCACGGATAACTGCCGCCTTTGCCTCGGTAAGGCCTGTCTGTCTTCCTGCCACTTCGGCGCGGTGACCATAGGCGAGTTCCGTTCCCACATCAATTCGAAACTCTGCAAAGAGTGCGGTATGTGCGCGCAGAACTGTCCCTACGGCGCGATTGTACACCTTGTGCGTCCCTGTAAGAAGGCATGCCCGGTCGATGCCATCACCTATGATGAGTACGGTATCTGCGTCATCGATGAGAACAAGTGCATTGAGTGCGGACGCTGCATCCACAGCTGTCCCTTCGGCGCAATCTCTGCGAAGAGCTACCTCGTGAAGGTGATTGAGGAGATCAAGGCGGGCAAAGAAGTCATTGCTATGTGTGCCCCGGCAACCGAGGGTCAGTACGGCGAGAAGGTCGGTATGGGTTCCATTCGCAACGCGCTGAAGAAGATGGGCTTTGCGGACATGGTCGAGGTTGGCCTCGGCGGTGATATGACCGCGGCTTACGAGGCACTCGAGTGGTCGGAGGCGAGAAAAGAGGGCAAGAAGATGACAACTTCCTGCTGCCCGGCCTTCATCAACCTCTTAAAGAAGCATTTTCCGCAGCAGTACGAGGAGAACATGTCCACGACGGTCTCCCCGATGTGCGCGGTGTCCCGTTACTTAAAGGCGACCCATCCGGGCTGCGTGACGGTCTTCATCGGACCCTGTGTCGCGAAGAAGGCAGAGTCCGCGGATAAGTCTGTCGAGGGCAATGCGGATTATGTTATGACTTACGGTGAGTTCAATGCCTTCCTCCGTTCGGCGGACATTGTGCTCGAGCCGGAAGAGAGTGAGCGCCAGGAGGCTTCGATCTACGGAAAGCGCTTTGCGACCTCGGGCGGCGTGGCAAACGCTGTGCTTGAGTGCATGAGCGAGCGCGGCGAGGATGTCTCTGATGTGAAGCTGCTCCGCTGTGCGGGCGGCGCGGAGTGTAAAAAGGCCCTGCAGCTCCTGAAGCTCGGCAGATTGCCCGAGGACTTCATTGAGGGTATGGCCTGCGTGGGCGGCTGTGTCGGCGGCCCCTCGAAGCACAAGACGGAGATTGAAATCAAGCGTTCCCGCGAGACGCTCTTGAAACGCGCGGACGACAGAAAGGTGCTCGACAACCTGAAGAATTACCCGATGGAAAAGTTCTCGATGCACCGCGACGGTCACATGGATTTGGAGGAGCTGAAGCGCGCCGAGGGCGAGGCCTAA